The nucleotide window CTATCATATATCTACGATGAATTTTCTGCatgttattgtgcatgtgtttaattaaagaaaaacacaatatGTAACTTTTCCAAAATTTGGACTCTACCGCTCtgtcagtattattattttattattattgtattatttatatagcgccagcaaattccttggcgctgtacaatgggtggactaacagacacgtaattgtaaccagacaaatcttatatatattctacaaaattttacaaaattaatttaaaatttcatGAAACTACATAGCAATTAGGCAggaattttaattattgataaaaaaaatgttcacaCCCTATGCGTGGAATGTTGTAAGAGCTGCTCCACTGGTTTCTCAATTCAGTGATTcgtatttatattctttattagaATTATTAGATTTCACTTCTTGTTCCTGCTCTCAGTCATGACATCTGCTGATCTGAGAGAAGAGCTGACCTGCTCTGTCTGTACAGCCATTTATACAGATCCGGTAACTCTGACATGTGGACACAGCTTCTGCCTTGTCTGTATCACAAAAACATGGGACAGCCTGGAGTTCAGAAGGTATTCTTGTCCTGAATGCAGACAACTGTTTATGACAAAACCCGAGCTTAAAAGAAACATGAAGATGTGTAATATAGTAAAGCATTTCCTATCTCTTCACCCAGAGCAAGAGGAGGTGGGAATCCCCTGCACTTACTGTATTCACTCTCCAGTACCTGCTGCTAAACTGTGCCTGCATTGTGACGCTTCTCTATGTGAAAACCATCTTAAAGTCCACAGTAATTCCATGGAACATATTTTAATTGAACCCACAACATCCTTGGGGAAGAGAAAATGTTCTATCCACAAAGAAATCCtaaaatatcattgctgtgagGATGCTGTCTGCATTTGTGTGTCCTGCAGGGTGGAGGGAGAGCACAAGGGCCATCATGTAGAGAATCTTAAAGAGGCCTctgaaaaaatgaaagaaaaactgagaAATATTCTCGAGAAACTGGCATCCAAGAAAGAGGAGGTTGAGAGAAAGGTCAGTGGTCTACAGAAACACATGAGGGAAGTGCAAGAAAGAGCAGCTAGTGTAATAGAAGGAGTCACTGCCTTAATCAGGGGCGTCATGGAGCAAGTAGAGGACCTAGAGAAGAAAATTATCTGTGAGGTATTCAGACAGGAAGAGCAAGTGTTACTGCAAGCCTCAAACTTAATTCAGCAGATGGAACTAAAGAAGGAGAAACTGTCCAGGAATATGGTTGACATTGAGGAGGTGTATAACAAGAATGATCCATTAACTGTCTTACAAGGATGGGTGCCAGACTGGACTGATTGTTATGATGCAGAAGAGAGAAACAATGAGGACATGGAGAGTGATAATAAAAAGGTCCATGCTGTAGGGGATCTTGATGTGGGTTTGGTCTCAGTGACCTTATACTCAGGTTTATCGAGAGCTGTGACTGGAACACATCACATAGTACAGGAGTCTTCATGCATGTCAGTGGATGTAAACACAGgttcagacatgttactggatGTAAACACTGCCAGTAATAATGTGACTGTATCTGGTGACTTGAAAACTGTATCCAGGTCAAAAATAAGTCAGGGTCGCCCAGAAACACCGGAGAGAATTGAATATAATCAGGTCTTAAGTACCAGGGGTTTATCTTCAGGGCAGCATTACTGGGAAGTGGAGGTCGGGGAAACAGGGAGATGGATTATAGGGATGGCCTATCCCAGTATGGTCAGGAAAGGAAAACTGTCATGGATCGGGATGAATAACATGTCCTGGGGTTTGTTGAGATCATATAATAAACAGTACTCAGTGATACATGACAATGAAGAAATTAATTTGCTTCATGTTGCTTCCTGCCAGAGATTAGGGATATACCTGGACTATGAGGTTGGGCGTCTGTCCTTTTATGAGCTAAGCGACCCAATCAGACATTTACACACCTTCGCTGCCACCTTCACTGAACCACTTCATGCAGGTTTTGGTGTGGGGCAGAACGCCTGGGTAAGAATCCGTACATTGAATGATGTGTGAAAGTCCCCAAGTTAGTATCAGTGAGTTGGCTACAGATATCGGATTTCTGACACCTTCAGCATAAACCTGTACAGAGTATTTCAAAGGTTGTGTCAGAAAGGTGAAAGGAGAGTAAGTCCcagagtaaaaacaaaaacattatgtATGAATAGAATGAGATACAGAGATGTTAAAATTGTTCTCGATCCTTCTATAAACCATGTCAGAGGTCTTAAAATGAAAAATTTATGAAatgataaaaatgttttttctgttaaaATTAAGTATGAATCATTTATCTAgttattaaacatatataaattgCCTAATGCTAGATGCTATACAgaaaacatacaaacataacaatataCCTATGTACAGTATAATTTGTTATTTAGATATCACCTATATGTTCTGCTCATCTCTAAAATGGGGTAATAAGGCATACAAATTTAGCTTATTGGGACAAGAGGTTATGCTCAAATCAGTTTACAGATTAATGAAAGTTGGGTAATAATGTGAAAGGTAAATCAATATATCCAGAAGGGACTGATAGAttgttttctaaataaataaataatatgccaTATGgtagtaatatagaaaaaaaagtgaaacatATTGACTTGATAAACAATTGTACTTCTAGGGAATTCATACATTTTAGGGAT belongs to Pelobates fuscus isolate aPelFus1 chromosome 7, aPelFus1.pri, whole genome shotgun sequence and includes:
- the LOC134569213 gene encoding E3 ubiquitin-protein ligase TRIM39-like; this encodes MTSADLREELTCSVCTAIYTDPVTLTCGHSFCLVCITKTWDSLEFRRYSCPECRQLFMTKPELKRNMKMCNIVKHFLSLHPEQEEVGIPCTYCIHSPVPAAKLCLHCDASLCENHLKVHSNSMEHILIEPTTSLGKRKCSIHKEILKYHCCEDAVCICVSCRVEGEHKGHHVENLKEASEKMKEKLRNILEKLASKKEEVERKVSGLQKHMREVQERAASVIEGVTALIRGVMEQVEDLEKKIICEVFRQEEQVLLQASNLIQQMELKKEKLSRNMVDIEEVYNKNDPLTVLQGWVPDWTDCYDAEERNNEDMESDNKKVHAVGDLDVGLVSVTLYSGLSRAVTGTHHIVQESSCMSVDVNTGSDMLLDVNTASNNVTVSGDLKTVSRSKISQGRPETPERIEYNQVLSTRGLSSGQHYWEVEVGETGRWIIGMAYPSMVRKGKLSWIGMNNMSWGLLRSYNKQYSVIHDNEEINLLHVASCQRLGIYLDYEVGRLSFYELSDPIRHLHTFAATFTEPLHAGFGVGQNAWVRIRTLNDV